TGGTGGACAGGTGGGTTGTTCCTCATGTTCTTTTTAACACAGCAAGGCCGTATGATCTGTCTGAGGCTGCCTTTCAGTTCCCAACCATTTTTTGAGCAGGAGAgacattttctgtcatttttatcaCAGaccttggttatttcttgatgtgTTCATGAATGTAATCCCAACTTAGACATGATGTTCCAAacctataagaaaattaaaagtttttttttttttttttggaaaagaagaaacagtTATTTAAGACTTGTTAGAATAAATGATTCAGAtcctttttcttctgtgtttttattttggctctaaataaaacatttatagaaGTTTGTCTTTTGTGTAATTATTTAGGCTCTAAAAACTTCACTCAGTTTAGATGAGTGTTGAAACTcgctgagggaaaaaaataaagtttttccgcagggagaaaaatattatgagctaaaactaaaaatcacttaaaattttAGCAAAGGAAGCATTAACACACCAGGCCAGCACACTTTCTTTTTAATGGGAACTGACCCTGGGTCAGGTGGGTCCAATGACAcccttatttaatttatttcctgCTGGGAGCTGATCTTCCTGGGCATGTTCTGACCCAGGGCACTCAGCAGAGACGCTGCTAACAAAGTCCAGGTGGAAAACATCTGAGTTTCCCAAATTTCTCTAAAGGTTTTTAAGGGCTGTTCAGCTTCGAGTAGCAGCGTGAGTGTGAGGTCGCTGGCGTAAATGAGACCCCGCGGGTTAAGTTGCAGGTGGGAGCTCCAGGATGCAGCAAGGTGGCCGCGGCCACTGGAACTGTTGTTTGGCCTTGACTCTAATCTAAGGTGCCCTGGGCGTCGGCCTGTATGCTGGTGCTCAGTGAGGTTTCTCCATGACTCTGTGTATGAGATCTCCTGTGCTGAATGGGACCCTTAAATGTGCCCTTCGCTGCCATCATTTAAGGAGGGAAAAGGCAAATCAGAATGTCATAATGTAAAGGATGGCAGGCAAACACATGTTTTTAGAACCACACTATGATTTCAAAAGGCACATCAACATTCAGTTGAATTTCATGTCTATTGGGGGATCTTTGATTCTCTCCCCCTGAATTTGTGTGGGGATGTGAAAAAGCTTACGCTTTAGAATCTGTCGATCTTGGTGGTTCTTGGGCAAATGACTCCCCATCTCTGGGATCTAGTTTGTGTCAGAAGGATGACATCCTCCACCTCCATCAGGGCTAATGTGGGGATCTAATGAGGTGCCTTATGTACAACCCCTGGTACAGAAGAGAGGCACTCAATCAGAGCTGCTTCTAAAGCTCTTCTACTTGAAATGATCTTTTTTTAACCCTCACTCATACCCTGGTTTTAGGTGGAATAGTTTCTAAGGAAACAGAGTCCTTTTCCCATAGGATGGTGCTGGGTTTTTGTGCTTCAGAGAGACCATCTTTGTCTCTCTGAGCCCCTTGGACCCCAAGATGCATCCACAGGGCAAGGCACACGCAAGCATTTGGTAGGTAAATATAGAACCCAGCGGGTTCGGCAGGGAATTAAAGTATCCATTTAATAAACCTCAAGAACAGCACAGCCTTTAATATAAAGTCCCTTCTCCCAAAGGGCTGCAAAAACTTTTGCAATGATTATTGCTTTTCATTTATAGCCTAATGTTTGAGGACTGGAGCCATAAACTGAAGAGCCAGAAGTAGATGCTAGCAACTAAAAATACTGTCAATGAATGTCACAGATATCCAAAGTAGACAATTCGTTTTTCTTCCAGTGGCTTTcttggcaaaaaaataaaaattaaaaaggaaaaaaatgactaaGTGAGTTAAGAAAACGTTGTAGTGTTTGATGATGATAACTTGCATTTTTATAATGCTTTCCAGCTTACAGAATGCtttctcattattatttcattgaattctgaCTCCAAGAGGTAGGTAAGACAATACTGTGTTATGGTTAAGGACATGCTGCCTCTACCGCTTCACTTCCTAGCAGGTGGCCATGTGAGTTACAGAAGCGCTCTAagcttattttccaaatttttaaaataggagtCACAACACCTTCCTTTTAGGATTGCTGTTCAGATTGTATGAGATAAGGTATGAATAATCCCATCCACATAGTAAGGGCTTCATAAATGGCAGCTGTTACTATGTTATTACATAGAATAATCCTCACTCGGCCAAGgttgggggattgcttgagtccaggagtttgagaccagcctgagcaacaaagtgagatgctgtctctacaaaaaataaaaatataaaaatgagcagggtgtggtggcatgtacctgtagtcccagccactcaggaggtggaggcaggaggattgcttgagtccaggaggttgaggctgcagtgagccatgttcgtgccactgcactccagcctgtgcgacagagtgagaccctgtctaagaaatcatcatcatcatcatcatcatcatcatcttccttactttacagacgaggaaactcAAAGTGGCACTTAATTTGCCAAAGATCACAAAGATCTAGTAATGGCAGAACTGGAATGCACATCTAATTCTACTTCCAACTTCATTCCTCCTTCCACTTTTCCTTGGCCAAGAATGTAAATCAGGAACATTTTGGTGCTTCTGCCAGCGACATTTACCATTATCATGAGCTCTTACACGGTTTCTCGGGTGCACTCAGATTTTCAACGTCTACTTTTGTATTTGCAGAACATCATCAAGAAGGTGATCGGGCAGAAGTTTGTGTACAAGTTTGTCTCTTTCCCGGAGATCCTGAAGATGGATCCTCACGCGGTGGAGATCAGCCGGGAGAGCCTTCTGCTGCAGGACAGCGACTGCAAGGCGTCTCCGGAGGGCCGCGAGGCCCACAAACATGGCCTGGCCGCCCTCAAAAGCACGAGCCGCAACGAATACATCCACTCAGGCCTGTACTCGTCCTTCACCATTAATTCCCTGCAGAACCCACCAGACGCCTTCAAGGCCATCAAGACGGAGAAGCTGGAGGAGCCGCCCGAAGACAGCCCCCCTGTGGAAGAAGTCAGGACTGTGATCAGGTTTGTGACCAATAAAACCGACAAGCACGTCACCAGGCCGGTGGTGTCCCTGCCTTCCACGTCAGAGGCTGCGGCGGCGTCCGCCTTCCTGGCCTCGTCCGTCTCGGCCAAGATCTCCTCTTTAATGTTGCCAAACGCTGCCAGTATTTCATCCGCCTCACCCTTCTCATCTCGGTCCCCGTCCCTGTCCCCCAACTCACCCCTCCCTTCTGAACACAGAAGCCTCTTCCTGGAGGCCGCCTGCCATGACTCCGATTCCCTGGAGCCCTTGAACCTGTCATCGGGCTCCAAGACCAAGTCTCCATCTCTTCCCCCAAAGGCCAAAAAACCCAAAGGCTTGGAAATCTCAGCGCCCCCGCTGGTGCTCTCCGGCACCGACATCGGCTCCATCGCCCTCAACAGCCCAGCCCTCCCCTCGGGATCCCTCACCCCAGCCTTCTTCACCGCACAGGTAAGAGTCATTCCTGTCATCTCAGCCACAGCCAGCTTCAGTGGCTTAGCAAAAAAGGAAGAGCAACTAAAGAGACTTCCTTCTGTCCCTCAAAACGTTGTCCTATGACTCGTACCGAGGTCACTGTGTAAATGTGAAGGGAAGCTGCTTTTCCATCCTCAGACCAAGGAGTGCACATGAGACAGGGTTTGGTTTGTCGACTCTAGTGGGATGCTTGATTGGTTTCTTGCTTTTAGTGGCCTAAAGTGACCATAGGTGGAACACGCACACTGGCCGACAAAGCAGATCTCACCAGCGATTTCCAAGGGAAAGTTGAGCGGGTCAGTTTACATTTCAGGAGGCGCTTGGGCTTTATGAAATTTTTATGGCAGAATCTTCTCTGGGGGCGCTTAATAAGGAGCCAGTTGTGTTCTGTTAACAAGAAAATAGATGTCAACTGATGCCGCCATCACCTCTGTCAGTGTGGCGCTGTGGTCATAGCGTAGGTAATAAGAAACAAAGGGGCCACCCCAAACAGCTGCTTCGCTGAAAGCAGCACTACTCTGAGAAAGCCCCAGTCCACAGCACTGGCGAGAGGACAGCAAACTTGCAGAGCCAAAAAAGCCTTCGTTGTTATTAGTCCCAAAGAGAAAGCAGCCTTTTCCTTTAAATCAGATATTCAGATGCTCTTTCTTGTCCAGCTGACAATTGCAGTGCAAAGGCGTAGCAGGTGCTGGGAAACCATATTTCTCCTTCCCCTTGAAAATTGGATGCAATTTTAGTGGCAGAGGTTAAGAGTATTCGTTTTAGGTTCACAGACCTGCGTTCAGTTCCTGGCTACCCTGCTTCCTAGGAGTGGGACTGTGGGCGGTTGCTCTCTGGGCCAGGTTCCATGTGTGGAAAATGGGACCATGGACAGGCTTTGTGAGCTGGGGACACCTGGTAGCATTGTTAACCGTGGAGCTGCACCCGTCCCCTGCCTCTGTAATCTCATCGTAGTTGTCCCTGTTGTCATTAGCAGCAGCCGCGGCAGCATATGACGGGCTCCccacatgtgccaggcactgctccagATGCTTTACATGCATTGCCTGTATCCACACTTATAGCAGCCCTGTCACGTggatacaggttgagcatcctgtttccaaagtgcttgtGACCAGAAGCATTTCAGAGTTCAgatgttttcagattttggaatatttgcatgatACTTGCCAGTTGAATATCCcacatctgaaaatctgaaatccaaaatgttgcaatgagcatttccttggaGTGTCATGTCAGGACTCAGAAAGTTTCAGATTCTGGAGGATTTGGGATTTGggaatttttggatttgggatgctgagCCTGTGCTGCTATTATCATCCTGTTTCCCAGCTGAGATAAATGAGGCACAGAGGTAAAGTAGTTCGTCCAGAGTCCCACAGCCAATAGGTGGTAGAGGTGGCTTTGGATCCAGTGTCTGCCTGCAGAATCCATGCTCTCAAATGAAATGCATTCCCGCTGCGAGAAGGCAGTGTCCCTGATCACGATGGCCGTCCATGGAGCACCTGAAAGCAGCTCTGGGCCACTGTCCTCTCCACGCTTTCTCTGGACTGGATTCTGCCCAGGATTTCGTGACAGCTCAAGCCTGTGAGCTGGTGGTGACGCGCGCAACTGCGGAGGGGGAGGGCCAGGGGATCAGGATATAGGTCAGAGTGAGCACGTGTGCTCTTAAATCAGGCATCTTCCAGTTAAGCAAGGCTGTCCAGTGACCAAGGGCTGCTGAGCAAATGGCTCAGAAACAGCAGCTCCTGATGTAGCTCAGGGGAGTACCTTGAGAGGCAGGGCCAGGGTAGATGATCTGAGCATCTCCTCCCCTGGCCTCCTGTGTGTTTACAACTGTCAGGGTGAGAAAGGTCTGAAGCCAGGCCAGGGCTGACTCTGATTTAGGTGTCTGTGTTCCCTGGGAGCCTGGATCACCTTCTCAGAACAGAGTGAGGCAGATGCCAGCCCTGTCTCAGAGGAAGTCAGCTCAGCCAGCCCTGTGGATAATGTGGATGGAGTGGTGGCTCCCATCAGTGGGGCTGAGGGCGTGAGAGAAGGATCAAGGGTGGATGCCCAACAAATGGATGCAGAGGGCACAGCCAGGAGCCAGAAGCCACCAGCATGGCCTGAAACTAGGTGGGAAGGCGTAGGAAAGCCAGGATCTTTACAAGAGGACCTGTGCCTTAGGCAGTGAGGGTGCCCGGTCCTCAGCCAAGCTGTGAGGGCAGGGCTGTGATGATTTAGTGCCCGGAAGCCCAGAAGTGGTCCTGAGGGGAGGGAGGCAACGGGCAGTGTCTAGACCCAGGGCAGGAGAGTGGAAGTAAAGGGACCTGGCTCAGAGAGGGCCTTCGGGtcaaaggaggaggaggggcaccAGGCAGTCCTCTAAACCACGCAAAACTAAGGGGGTCACCAGCTACACTGGGAGATGGTAGAGCCTCGGGACTCAGACCCCACTTTGAACTTCCCTCACATTCCCAGAGTGTGGGCTCTGCTCCTGGCATGGCCACGGGTGGCcaacagggagggagagaaggggcaaTGAGGGAGACACCAGAGGGGCCCGGGTGGGAGTCAGAGGTGTGGTACTTATTCAGAGCTGAGTTCTTGCAGCCGGTTTCGCCCAGGCGGATTCCCTGAGATCAGATAGGATATCTTGAAGCCAGGGGTGGTTTAGGATTAGGGTATGTCAGTATCAGATTTGGACTCTCAGATTCCCTCCCCTGGGAGCTGCTTCAGGGGGTGCCCCAGAAACTCACCCCCCAGCACCAGCTCAGTAGTTTGTCTTCCAGGTGACAGACAGAAACAGCGTGGCTCTCAACAGCCAGGCGTTCTGTGGAATTCCTTTCGGCCTCGGGAGTGAAGGACAACTGTGGGGTTCAGGGTGTTCCACAGGCAGCAGCGAGGCTTCAGTGGTTTTCCTCTTACCTGAGCACTTTGTCACAGAAACtctccttttctctgtgtgtggggggtgtgctGTGTGCAGCATGACGCTGTGTGCACATAAACATCTGATAATCTGTGTGGGCTGTAAGCTTTGCTTAGTGGTGGGCTTTGGAAGAGGTGAAAGCTGTGTGTGCTGTAATAACCCGATATCCTGAAGGCACAAATTCCCAAGGTGTTGGTTATTTCCAGCTAGAATCATggcaggaagaaggggagaagTAAGGGAGCCTTGGCATGGCCTGTGTCACGTGGTTACCATTCCCTCGGGGACCTTATTACACCTCATACAGGCATCCCTCATTTTACTGTACTTTGCTTTATTGTGTTTCACAATTAATTGGTGGTTTTTACAAAtcgaaggtttgtggcaacctggCGCTGAGCAAGTCTTGTCAGCGCCAGTCTGTTCTTCCAACAGCACACGCTCACTCCGTGTTTcaatgtcacattttggtaattctcaaacATTTCCAACTTTTTCCTATTATGTCTGTTATAGTGCTCTGAGATCAGCGAGCTTTGATACtactattgtcattgttttggggcaccatgaacCACACCCGTATAAGACAGCAAACTTGATCAGTGTTGTGTGTGTCCCAAgtgctctcctgtgtctccctctccttgggtctccctattccctgaaacacaacaattttgaaattaggccaattgaTAACCCTATAGTGGCCTATAAAGTGttcaagagaaaggaagagctgcgtgtctctcattttaaatccAAAGCTAGAATGATGACAGCGAAGGCATGTCCAAAACCGAGACAGGCCTAAAGCTAGGGGGCTCTTATGCCagttaaatatgtaaatgtaaaggaagagttcttgaaggaaatgaaaGTGCTACGTCAGTGaaaacatgaatgataagaaagtgggACATCCCAATtgttgatatggagaaagttttagtggtctggatagaagttcaaaccagccacaacattcctttCAGGCTaacccagagcaaggccctaactctcttcaattctttgAATGCTGAGAGAGGcgaagaagctgcagaagaaaagtgtgaagctagcagaggttggttcatgaggtttaaagaaaaaagccgtctccataacataaaagtgcaaggtgaagcagcgagtgctgatggagaagctgcagtaagctgtccagaagatctagctacgctcattgatgaaggtggctacatcAAACAGCTTCACTGTAggtgaaacagccttctattggaagaagatgccatctaggactttcatagctggaGAAGAGAAGTCCATGCCTGGCTTcagagcttcaaaggacaggctgagtCTTGTTAGTAGAGCttgtgactttaagttgaagccagtgctacTAAATacactctgcctgtgctctgtaaatggaacaacaaagtctGGACGACAGCACATCTGTTTTCACAGTTTATGGACTAGTTTAAGCCCAACTGAGACCTACTACtcagaaaaaagattcctttcaaaatattactgctcattacAGTGCATCTGGTTACCCAAGAGCTCTCATGGAGATATACAAGAAGATTAATATTTTTCATGCCTGCAAATACAACATCCATTCTACAACCCAGAagtcaaggagtaattttgactttcaagtcttattacttaataaatacatttcataaagctACAGCTGCCATAgttagtgattcctctgatggatctgggcaaagtcagttgaaaaccttctggaaaggagtcACCATCCTAGATGCTATTAAGAATATTCATGATTCAGGGGAGggggtcaaaatatcaacattaacaggagtttggaagaaactgattccagccctcatggatcactttgaagggttcaagacttcagtggaggagggaactgcagatgtggtagaaatagcaagagaactagcattagaagtggagcctggagATGCAACCAAATTGCTGCAGTTTATTGATCAAACTTGATTGGGTGAGTAGTTGCTTCTTACAGATGAGtagagaaagtggtttcttgagataaaTCTACTCCTGTTGAAGACgctgtgaatattgttgaaatgacaacaaaggactgAGAATATTACATaactttacattacattacattacttagttgataaagcagcggccgggtttgagaggattgactccaattttgaaagaagttctactctgggtaaaatgctatcaaacagcaccaCATGCcatagagaaatctttcatgaaaggaataaTCAATTGGgccaggtgcgctggctcacgcctgtaatcacagcactttgggaggccaaagcgggtggatcacctgaggtcaggagttcaagaccagcctggccaacatggcaaaaccccgtctctactaaaagtacaaaaattagccaggttggtggcagatgcctgtaatcccactacttgggagcctgaggcaggagaatcacttgaacctgggaggtggaggttgtgatgagccgagatcacgccaccgcactccatcctggacaacaagagcgaaactcgcatctcacaataaataaataaataaaagagtcaatcaatgtggcaaacttcattattgtcttattttaagaaactgccacagccaccccagtcTTCATGACTCTGCCTCCTTGTCCCTGGTTCTGCCCTGCTTCCTCCCCTGTCCCTTTCTGTAGCTACCCTAGGCCCCCATGGGAGTCTCCATTTTGTCTCCTTTTCCATAGGATCAGTGCTACAGACTTCTGTGGGATTAACTCCCCTTTTAAAGACCTTAAAACCATGGTTTCACTTGAATTCAGACAACTTTAGGAGTGTCCAGAGATTCAGTCACCTTTTATTTGAGGACATTTTTTTAACCTCAAGGTGGCATTGTCATGGATTCTGTTGGCATCTGTGGGAGCTTAGGATTACAGATATTTGTGGGTACAACCTGCTAGACATCTTGTTTCTctctcctttactttcttaaagaCTGAGTGACTTACCGGTATCTCAGATCACCAAATCAAGTGATCAGCAAATACTTCTGCATCTTCTTTAATCAGTCCAGTAACAAATGTttatcatgtattcattcatttgggAGATAATCATTGAAAACTAAGCATTCGCTTAGATACCTGGAGATACAGAGGTTAGCAAGATAGAAGCGGTTCCTGTTCTCATGAGTTTACAGGTTGCTGTCCAGCATACGGGGCAATATATAACATAGGGTTATAATTTAGGGTGGTGTGAAATTATGGAGGACCCTGAGAACTGGCTAAGGAATTTTGACTTGTTTGGATTGGAAATTAACTgctagaggctgggcgcagtggctcacgccagtaatcccaatatttagggaggccaaggagggcggatagcttgaggtcaggagttcaagaccaacctggccaacatggccaaaccccatctctactaaaaataagaaaattagctgggtgtggtggtgcatgcctgtaatctcagctactcaggaggctgaggcaggagaatcgcttgaacccgggaggcagaggttacaatgagccaagattgtgccactgcaccccagcctgggtgacagagtgagattctatctcaaagataaataagtaaataaacagctGCTAGAGGTATaagtgaaaaaaatctcattagaatcaacaaataattattgagcaaTAACAGAGCCTAGAAAGGACACCAAAACTACAGTTGCTTGTTTTTATGACCTTAGGACCTAGCCATGACAACAAGGCAttacaagtgcacacacacacaatagccCTTGGCAAGAGTCAAACATGCAGCACACAGAAGCGCCTCAGGAGCTGAGGGGCAAGATCGTTTAGTTCAGGTCAACACACATGAACTGAGTGCCCATCATGTGAAAGCTGCTGTGTTTGGAGCTGGGGCTACAAACGTGGATAAAATAGTCTCTGATAGTTAGGAGCTCATAACTTAAGTCCCTTCATCTAGTATCTCAGGTGCAATACAAAAGGAATACTAAGTTGCAAAAGGAATCCTAAGGAGGAAGGTATTAACTTTGCCTGAGATGGAGGAAGAATGtccagagggcttcctggagggggTGAGACCACTGGTACAGGGTGTTGAAGGATCAGCCTGTGGCAGGATCCTTTTTCTGGTAGACAGGGAGAGGAAGGCATCGTCGGCAGAGGAACAGCTTGAGGCAAGGCATAGATCCGTGAAATAGCTTTGTGATTAGGGGAGGTATAGCGATAGGAAGCATTGAAGGGGTATGAGTGACAGTCTGAATTGTTTTAGGAATCACCCTGTTGGCGAGATTGGGAAGGGGGAAGGCTGGATCCAAGTAGGATGCTATTGGAATATTCCAGGCAAAAGACCATGAGTATCTAAGGCTGTATGGTGGGAGGGGTCAGAGGGATGGATCTGATGTTGGGAGTGCCGTCAGCAGGAGTTGGTGACTGactgggtgggaggagaggggagagccaGAATTGAGTGTGAGGAACGTGGGAGGAAGACTAAACTCCCTGGGAAAAGGCTAAACGTCCAGTCGGGGCCATGCTGAGTTTGAGGACCCTGCAGGACATTCGGGTGGAAAAGTCCAGCTGCATCTGGAGAGCGGAGAGTGTTTTGGAGCCGGAGAGGAAGTTAGGCAGTCATCAACACGCAAGGGGTGGTGAAACCATGGGAACGGATGAGGTCACTTGTGGAGAGGGCCTGTAGCCCAGGGAACtatgggctgggctgggtggtCAGGGAAGTTCTGAGGGAGCGTTGAAGGACTGTTGGGTTAGAATGCCTGGTCCTCCGTGCATATGAGGAAAGCTCAGGACACATCAAAGCAAGTAAGAGGGTTTGGGGAGGGAAGTGTCTacgaagagtcaaactctgtaaaatatttgaagagatttattctgagccaaatatgagtgatcaTGGCCAGTGACACAGCccacaggaggtcctgagaacatgtgccccagGTGGTCGGggtacagtttggttttatatattttagggaggcatgagacgtCATGAAATTGCCAGGCAACTTCaaggtatggcaaggaaatatattttggggttaaatattttttcctcgtTCCATAATGTTACGCCAGAGTCAGCTTGAAAAGTAAGTCACCATATATAGGATCatataaaacccatctgatgagaatttacggtttgtagggcatgactccctagACCCCtaggtaggaatttgggcaagataaaaaatgaGAGCTT
The Gorilla gorilla gorilla isolate KB3781 chromosome 10, NHGRI_mGorGor1-v2.1_pri, whole genome shotgun sequence genome window above contains:
- the ELK3 gene encoding ETS domain-containing protein Elk-3 isoform X1, with amino-acid sequence MESAITLWQFLLQLLLDQKHEHLICWTSNDGEFKLLKAEEVAKLWGLRKNKTNMNYDKLSRALRYYYDKNIIKKVIGQKFVYKFVSFPEILKMDPHAVEISRESLLLQDSDCKASPEGREAHKHGLAALKSTSRNEYIHSGLYSSFTINSLQNPPDAFKAIKTEKLEEPPEDSPPVEEVRTVIRFVTNKTDKHVTRPVVSLPSTSEAAAASAFLASSVSAKISSLMLPNAASISSASPFSSRSPSLSPNSPLPSEHRSLFLEAACHDSDSLEPLNLSSGSKTKSPSLPPKAKKPKGLEISAPPLVLSGTDIGSIALNSPALPSGSLTPAFFTAQTPNGLLLTPSPLLSSIHFWSSLSPVAPLSPARLQGPSTLFQFPTLLNGHMPVPIPSLDRAASPVLLSSNSQKS